Proteins encoded in a region of the Streptomyces akebiae genome:
- a CDS encoding ABC transporter substrate-binding protein — MRLRTLTAWAGALTLSLVTGCAQGDGTGASSNTVTYWLWDANQLPAYQACAKDFEKENPGLRVKISQLGWSDYWTKLTAGFIAGTQPDVFTDHIQKFGQFADLEVLEPLDDLGIEDSDYQPGLAANWIGQDGRRYGSPKDWDTVALYYNKELAKDAGLTADELNDLSWNPEDGGTFEKAVARLTVDGKGRRGDEPGFDKNDVKVYGLASNGGGYADGQTQWSPFTGSTGWSYTDKARWGTKYRYDSETFQSVISWYFGLAEKGYMVPFSDYNVQSNQANTQVAAGKAAATFDGAWMISTYAGFKGMDIGTALTPAGPTGKRATMMNGLADSITKASKNKAGARKWVAYLASDACQSTVGRYGVVFPATPAGTEAAVAAYEKKGLDVSAFTEPVADKQDFRTFSYPITNYAADVTALMQPAMEDIYGNGAPVSGLDETNDQINLILDQ, encoded by the coding sequence ATGCGACTTCGTACGCTGACCGCATGGGCCGGGGCGCTGACGCTGTCCCTGGTGACCGGCTGCGCCCAGGGCGACGGCACGGGGGCGTCCTCGAACACGGTGACGTACTGGCTGTGGGACGCCAACCAGCTGCCCGCCTACCAGGCCTGCGCCAAGGACTTCGAGAAGGAGAACCCCGGACTGCGGGTGAAGATCAGCCAGTTGGGGTGGAGCGACTACTGGACCAAGCTCACCGCCGGGTTCATCGCGGGCACCCAGCCGGACGTTTTCACCGACCACATCCAGAAGTTCGGCCAGTTCGCCGATCTGGAGGTGCTGGAACCGCTCGACGACCTGGGCATCGAGGACTCCGACTACCAGCCGGGCCTCGCCGCCAACTGGATCGGCCAGGACGGCCGGCGCTACGGCTCCCCGAAGGACTGGGACACCGTCGCGCTCTATTACAACAAGGAGTTGGCGAAGGACGCCGGCCTCACCGCCGACGAGCTGAACGACCTCTCCTGGAACCCCGAGGACGGCGGCACCTTCGAGAAGGCCGTCGCCCGCCTCACCGTCGACGGCAAGGGCAGGCGGGGCGACGAACCGGGCTTCGACAAGAACGACGTCAAGGTCTACGGCCTGGCGAGCAACGGCGGCGGTTACGCCGACGGACAGACCCAGTGGAGCCCCTTCACCGGATCGACCGGATGGAGTTACACGGACAAGGCCCGCTGGGGCACGAAGTACCGCTACGACAGCGAGACCTTCCAGTCCGTGATCTCGTGGTACTTCGGGCTGGCGGAGAAGGGCTACATGGTGCCCTTCTCCGACTACAACGTCCAGTCCAACCAGGCCAACACCCAGGTGGCGGCCGGCAAGGCGGCGGCCACCTTCGACGGCGCCTGGATGATCTCCACCTATGCGGGCTTCAAGGGCATGGACATCGGCACGGCCCTCACCCCGGCCGGCCCCACCGGCAAGCGCGCCACCATGATGAACGGCCTCGCCGACTCCATCACCAAGGCTTCCAAGAACAAGGCGGGGGCCCGGAAATGGGTGGCGTACCTGGCCTCCGACGCCTGCCAGAGCACGGTCGGCCGGTACGGCGTCGTCTTCCCCGCCACCCCGGCCGGCACCGAGGCCGCCGTCGCGGCGTACGAGAAGAAGGGCCTCGACGTCTCCGCCTTCACCGAACCGGTGGCGGACAAGCAGGACTTCCGGACCTTCTCCTATCCGATCACCAACTACGCGGCGGACGTCACCGCGCTCATGCAGCCCGCGATGGAGGACATCTACGGCAACGGGGCGCCCGTGAGCGGACTCGACGAGACCAACGACCAGATCAACCTGATTCTCGACCAGTGA
- a CDS encoding carbohydrate ABC transporter permease translates to MATMTTPATPAAPPTTRPTVRPAKRRLSVGRAAAWTVMGLIVLITLLPFYWILRTALSTNAGLNADPANPLPVDLTGSGFERALGLQSAEEAIAQGGAGGGLDFWRYLLNSVIVSTLITGCQILFSAMAAYAFARLRWRGRDQVFGLFLAGLMVPTIFTLLPNFVLIKQLHLVDSLLGIALPSLFMTPFAVFFLRQFFMNIPHEVEEAALLDGAGKIRIFFRVILPMAATPILTLSVLTYITSWNDYFWPLMVSYSDDSRVLTVALAIFRAQTPATGVDWSGLTAATLIAALPMLVLFAASARRIVSSIGFTGIK, encoded by the coding sequence ATGGCCACCATGACCACACCGGCGACACCTGCCGCGCCCCCGACGACGCGGCCGACCGTACGTCCGGCGAAGCGCCGGCTCTCCGTCGGACGGGCCGCCGCCTGGACCGTGATGGGCCTGATCGTGCTCATCACCCTGCTGCCCTTCTACTGGATCCTGCGCACGGCGCTCTCCACCAACGCCGGACTGAACGCGGACCCCGCGAACCCGCTGCCCGTCGATCTCACCGGCAGCGGCTTCGAGCGGGCCCTCGGCCTGCAGTCCGCCGAGGAGGCGATCGCCCAGGGCGGGGCCGGCGGCGGACTCGACTTCTGGCGGTACCTGCTCAACTCGGTGATCGTGTCGACCCTGATCACCGGCTGCCAGATCCTCTTCTCCGCGATGGCCGCCTACGCCTTCGCACGGCTGCGCTGGCGGGGCCGTGACCAGGTGTTCGGGCTGTTCCTGGCCGGGCTGATGGTGCCGACCATCTTCACCCTGCTGCCGAACTTCGTGCTCATCAAGCAACTGCACCTGGTGGACTCGCTCCTCGGCATCGCGTTGCCCAGCCTCTTCATGACACCGTTCGCGGTCTTCTTCCTGCGGCAGTTCTTCATGAACATCCCCCACGAGGTCGAGGAGGCGGCGCTGCTGGACGGCGCCGGGAAGATCAGGATCTTCTTCCGGGTGATCCTGCCGATGGCGGCCACCCCGATCCTCACCCTGTCCGTGCTGACGTACATCACCTCCTGGAACGACTACTTCTGGCCGCTGATGGTCAGTTACAGCGACGACTCGCGGGTGCTGACGGTGGCACTGGCGATCTTCCGGGCGCAGACCCCGGCGACCGGCGTGGACTGGTCGGGGCTCACGGCGGCGACGCTGATCGCCGCGCTGCCGATGCTGGTGCTCTTCGCCGCCTCCGCCCGCCGCATCGTCAGCTCCATCGGCTTCACCGGGATCAAGTGA
- a CDS encoding class I adenylate-forming enzyme family protein gives MAGTLVPAERSAAMRDRLHTDRQPALSGRGFYLGSMFREAADRHGPVFVTLDRPLDVDPDSGTDLSYTALADLVDELSGRLWEAGVRPSEEVVVHKTDNVDIVLLTCAVSRIGAVPVLLSPGLAGPVVGQLLERLHNPWLITDRAKLEGPLKDVDLTGLVRRTLGVDDAPGAEPLRKYVGAPTPAAVRLHPRDASLITHSSGTTGLPKLAVHCPNTMWNRLVPQKAMGWPTRGETAALHMSFVHSRFYHLLGVLLHFGSPLLLIVDPEPSNVGPLLARHRPGIVETHPNTFVLWEELADAPGAPLSRVRSYGSTFDAIHPRTVQRLLGASQRRSPWLIQLYGQSETGPVAFQWFTRRSAARADGRRVGIGIPGFTRVRVADDAGRRVAPGTAGRIEARTRGRILTYLGARERYLRQLDGGWWQMGDMGYQSRWGALYLIDREIDQIDSVHSNLEVEDTLMSRLEELREVVIVPGADREPVPVVCVRGERPLDLRRWHEATADLPTMAAPRQWRFDELPMTSTWKVKRVEITRMLAESTRA, from the coding sequence ATGGCCGGCACCCTCGTCCCCGCAGAAAGGTCCGCCGCCATGCGCGACCGGCTCCACACCGACCGGCAGCCCGCCCTCTCCGGCCGCGGCTTCTACCTGGGCTCGATGTTCAGAGAGGCCGCCGACCGCCACGGCCCCGTCTTCGTCACGCTGGACCGGCCCCTCGACGTCGACCCCGACAGCGGGACCGACCTCTCCTACACCGCCCTCGCCGACCTCGTCGACGAACTCTCCGGGCGCCTGTGGGAAGCGGGCGTGCGCCCCTCCGAGGAGGTGGTCGTCCACAAGACCGACAACGTCGACATCGTCCTGCTGACCTGCGCGGTCTCCCGGATCGGCGCCGTCCCCGTCCTGCTCTCGCCCGGCCTCGCCGGCCCGGTGGTCGGACAGCTCCTCGAACGCCTGCACAACCCCTGGCTGATCACCGACCGGGCCAAACTCGAAGGCCCCCTGAAGGACGTCGACCTCACCGGCCTGGTCCGGCGCACACTCGGCGTCGACGACGCCCCGGGCGCCGAACCGCTGCGGAAGTACGTGGGCGCCCCGACCCCGGCCGCGGTCCGCCTGCACCCCCGCGACGCCTCCCTCATCACCCACAGCTCGGGCACCACCGGCCTGCCCAAGCTGGCCGTGCACTGCCCGAACACCATGTGGAACCGGCTCGTCCCGCAGAAGGCCATGGGCTGGCCCACCCGGGGCGAGACCGCCGCCCTGCACATGTCGTTCGTGCACTCGCGCTTCTACCATCTGCTGGGCGTGCTGCTGCACTTCGGCAGCCCGCTGCTCCTGATCGTCGACCCGGAACCGTCGAACGTCGGCCCGCTGCTGGCCCGCCACCGCCCCGGCATCGTCGAGACCCACCCCAACACCTTCGTCCTGTGGGAGGAGTTGGCCGACGCGCCCGGCGCCCCGCTGTCCCGCGTCCGCTCCTACGGCTCCACCTTCGACGCCATCCATCCCCGGACCGTGCAGCGGCTCCTCGGCGCCTCGCAGCGGCGCTCGCCCTGGCTCATCCAGCTGTACGGGCAGAGCGAGACGGGCCCGGTCGCCTTCCAGTGGTTCACCCGCAGGAGCGCCGCACGCGCCGACGGCCGCCGGGTCGGCATCGGCATCCCCGGCTTCACCCGTGTCCGGGTGGCCGACGACGCCGGGCGGCGGGTCGCCCCCGGCACCGCCGGCCGGATCGAGGCCCGCACCCGCGGCCGCATCCTCACCTATCTCGGCGCCCGGGAGCGCTATCTGCGCCAACTCGACGGCGGCTGGTGGCAGATGGGCGACATGGGCTACCAGAGCCGCTGGGGTGCCCTCTACCTCATCGACCGCGAGATCGACCAGATCGACTCCGTGCACAGCAACCTGGAGGTCGAGGACACGCTGATGTCCCGCCTGGAGGAGCTGCGCGAGGTCGTCATCGTCCCCGGCGCCGACCGCGAACCCGTTCCCGTGGTCTGCGTACGCGGCGAACGGCCCCTGGATCTGCGGCGCTGGCACGAGGCCACGGCCGATCTGCCCACCATGGCGGCGCCGAGGCAGTGGCGGTTCGACGAACTGCCGATGACCTCCACCTGGAAGGTCAAACGCGTCGAGATCACCCGCATGCTCGCCGAGAGCACCCGCGCATGA
- a CDS encoding L,D-transpeptidase family protein, which yields MGDIGRRGAVALTITGLLTPLTLALGTAPAQAASCTTSTGPYQKQVEKFLGRPVDGKQSAADCKAIKAFQTKHGITPNIGYAGSVTWGVMDLMNKQKAVGKNPNKAGKCPTNKGRIACVNLTLQLSWIQDGKKLVYGPVPVRTGRDGYETRTGLKKIYWRNIDHVSSIYHVPMPYAQFFDGGQAFHSVGVSMWNPPGSHGCTNMTKTDAKKYWSLLKKGDDVYVYGRKPGT from the coding sequence ATGGGGGACATAGGCAGAAGAGGCGCCGTCGCGCTCACGATCACCGGACTGCTGACACCGCTCACGCTCGCGCTGGGCACCGCGCCCGCGCAGGCGGCGAGTTGTACGACGTCGACGGGGCCGTACCAGAAGCAGGTCGAGAAGTTCCTCGGCCGGCCGGTCGACGGCAAGCAGTCCGCCGCCGACTGCAAGGCGATCAAGGCCTTCCAGACCAAGCACGGCATCACCCCGAACATCGGCTACGCGGGATCCGTCACCTGGGGCGTGATGGACCTCATGAACAAGCAGAAGGCCGTGGGCAAGAACCCCAACAAGGCCGGCAAGTGCCCGACCAACAAGGGCCGCATCGCCTGTGTGAACCTCACCCTCCAGCTCAGCTGGATCCAGGACGGCAAGAAGCTCGTCTACGGCCCCGTCCCGGTCCGCACCGGCCGCGACGGCTACGAGACCCGCACCGGACTGAAGAAGATCTACTGGCGCAACATCGACCACGTCTCGTCGATCTACCACGTGCCCATGCCCTACGCCCAGTTCTTCGACGGCGGCCAGGCCTTCCACTCCGTGGGCGTCAGCATGTGGAACCCGCCCGGCTCCCACGGCTGCACCAACATGACGAAGACCGACGCCAAGAAGTACTGGTCGCTGCTGAAGAAGGGCGACGACGTCTATGTGTACGGCCGCAAGCCGGGCACCTGA
- a CDS encoding carboxymuconolactone decarboxylase family protein, which translates to MSNSESITRVALKKITPDASGAMGSLHGAAVSAARDAKVEPEILELIRIRASQINGCAFCLDMHTKDARAQGETEQRIYALSAWRETPFFTARERAALALTEAVTLVHDGQVPDEVYAEAAEVFDEEQVAALIWAATVINAYNRIAIATRMVPGAYQPVQK; encoded by the coding sequence ATGAGCAACAGCGAATCCATAACTCGCGTGGCACTGAAGAAAATTACCCCCGATGCCTCCGGGGCGATGGGCTCCCTGCACGGTGCCGCCGTTTCCGCGGCCCGGGACGCGAAGGTCGAGCCCGAGATCCTCGAACTGATCAGAATTCGCGCCTCGCAGATCAACGGCTGCGCGTTCTGTCTGGACATGCACACCAAGGACGCCCGTGCGCAGGGCGAGACCGAGCAGCGGATCTACGCGCTCAGCGCCTGGCGCGAGACCCCGTTCTTCACCGCCCGCGAACGCGCCGCCCTGGCGCTGACCGAGGCCGTGACACTGGTCCACGACGGCCAGGTCCCCGACGAGGTCTACGCCGAGGCCGCCGAGGTGTTCGACGAGGAGCAGGTCGCGGCGCTGATCTGGGCGGCGACCGTGATCAACGCGTACAACCGGATCGCCATCGCCACGCGGATGGTGCCGGGGGCCTACCAGCCCGTCCAGAAGTAG
- a CDS encoding carbohydrate ABC transporter permease, whose translation MTIASSSPPIRKRGDGLLAAVFIAPAMLGFLVFLLWPTLRGIYLSFTRFNLLTPAEWVGLDNYVRMVNDPIFWDSLAVTVEYVVLNIGVQTVAALAIAVLLQRLTQSALLRGIVLTPYLMSNVVAGLVWLWILDTQLGIGNEIIGALGADRIPFLADETWAIPTIALINVWRHVGYTALLLFAGLQAIPNDVYEAARVDGASEWRMFWRVTMPLLRPVLAVVLIMTVIGSFQVFDTVAVTTAGGPANATNVLQYYIYGSAFGRFQFGYASAMSVALLVVLSAITVLQYRLTRAGQSNLG comes from the coding sequence ATGACCATCGCCTCCAGCAGTCCACCGATCCGCAAACGGGGCGACGGCCTCCTGGCCGCCGTCTTCATCGCCCCGGCGATGCTCGGCTTCCTGGTCTTCCTGCTCTGGCCGACCCTGCGCGGCATCTACCTGAGCTTCACCCGCTTCAACCTGCTCACCCCGGCAGAGTGGGTGGGCCTGGACAACTACGTCCGGATGGTCAACGACCCGATCTTCTGGGACTCGCTGGCCGTCACGGTCGAGTACGTGGTGCTCAACATCGGTGTGCAGACGGTCGCCGCGCTCGCCATCGCCGTACTGCTCCAGCGGCTGACCCAGTCGGCGCTGCTGCGCGGCATCGTGCTCACGCCGTATCTGATGTCCAACGTGGTGGCCGGTCTGGTCTGGCTGTGGATCCTCGACACCCAGCTGGGTATCGGCAACGAGATCATCGGCGCGCTCGGCGCGGACCGCATCCCGTTCCTCGCCGACGAGACCTGGGCGATCCCCACGATCGCCCTGATCAATGTGTGGCGGCACGTCGGCTACACCGCGCTGCTCCTGTTCGCCGGGCTCCAGGCGATCCCGAACGACGTGTACGAGGCGGCCAGGGTGGACGGCGCGAGCGAGTGGCGGATGTTCTGGCGGGTCACCATGCCGCTGCTGCGACCGGTGCTGGCGGTGGTGCTGATCATGACGGTGATCGGTTCGTTCCAGGTGTTCGACACCGTGGCGGTGACCACGGCCGGTGGCCCCGCGAACGCCACGAACGTCCTGCAGTACTACATCTACGGCTCCGCCTTCGGCCGCTTCCAGTTCGGCTACGCCTCGGCGATGTCCGTCGCCCTGCTGGTCGTGCTCAGCGCCATCACCGTCCTGCAGTACCGGCTCACCAGGGCCGGACAGAGCAACCTCGGCTGA
- a CDS encoding Gfo/Idh/MocA family protein, with protein sequence MTFSLGIVGAGQFSGQFATLFQAHPGVGDVYVTDLLPERAEALVTAQGLAGAFPSYEAMLESKAVDAVAIFTQRWTHGPLVLQGLNAGKHVYSAVPMAITADEIAAIIDTVRATGLTYMMGETSQYNPATVHARNRIAEGAFGRLFYAEGDYVHDMDLGFYEAYQYSGGEDWKRTASYPPLLYPTHSVGGVLGAWRTHAVSVSAIGVVDGRGDGVFDKEVSQFGNDFSNATALFEVAGGGSFRTNEFRRVGYPSQIRESRFRFFGTDASMEQLATVAFWQDKKGVEDISELLEPKPTLSPDDPSLQHIAPDLRAAFTSGSAPVHDRSRLPREFDHLHNGHEGSHHFLVDDFVTAVNTRTLPSVNAWVAARYTLPGIVAHESARQGGVRLEIPDFGDAPEA encoded by the coding sequence ATGACGTTCTCCCTCGGCATCGTGGGCGCCGGCCAGTTCTCCGGCCAGTTCGCCACGCTGTTCCAGGCGCACCCCGGCGTCGGCGACGTCTACGTCACCGATCTGCTGCCCGAGCGGGCCGAAGCCCTCGTGACCGCCCAGGGACTGGCCGGAGCCTTCCCCTCGTACGAGGCGATGCTGGAGTCGAAGGCGGTCGACGCCGTCGCGATCTTCACCCAGCGCTGGACGCACGGGCCGCTGGTGCTGCAGGGCCTGAACGCCGGCAAGCACGTCTACTCCGCGGTCCCCATGGCGATCACCGCCGACGAGATCGCGGCGATCATCGACACTGTCCGGGCGACCGGGCTGACGTACATGATGGGTGAGACGAGCCAGTACAACCCGGCGACCGTGCACGCCCGCAACCGGATCGCGGAGGGGGCGTTCGGGCGGCTCTTCTACGCCGAGGGCGACTACGTCCACGACATGGATCTGGGGTTCTACGAGGCGTACCAGTACAGCGGCGGCGAGGACTGGAAGCGGACCGCCAGCTATCCGCCGCTGCTGTACCCGACGCACTCGGTGGGCGGGGTGCTCGGGGCCTGGCGGACGCACGCGGTCAGCGTCTCCGCGATCGGCGTCGTGGACGGGCGCGGTGACGGGGTGTTCGACAAGGAGGTCAGCCAGTTCGGCAACGACTTCTCCAACGCGACCGCGCTGTTCGAGGTGGCGGGCGGAGGTTCGTTCCGTACGAACGAGTTCCGGCGGGTCGGCTACCCCTCGCAGATACGGGAGTCGCGTTTCCGGTTCTTCGGCACGGACGCCAGCATGGAGCAGCTCGCGACGGTGGCGTTCTGGCAGGACAAGAAGGGCGTCGAGGACATCAGTGAACTCCTGGAGCCCAAGCCCACCCTGTCCCCCGACGACCCCTCGCTCCAGCACATCGCGCCGGATCTGCGGGCCGCCTTCACCTCCGGTTCGGCGCCGGTGCACGACCGGTCGCGGCTGCCGAGGGAGTTCGACCATCTGCACAACGGGCACGAGGGCAGCCACCACTTCCTGGTGGACGACTTCGTGACCGCCGTCAACACCCGCACCCTGCCGTCGGTGAACGCCTGGGTCGCGGCCCGCTACACCCTGCCGGGGATCGTCGCGCACGAGTCCGCGCGGCAGGGTGGGGTACGGCTGGAGATCCCGGACTTCGGGGACGCCCCCGAGGCGTGA
- a CDS encoding aminotransferase class IV, which translates to MTQPAIAEGLLTWSPEHGLVPGQAQGGRLLVADSWLLRDGRVRGFDRHRERFVRSCGECGAPPLTRVVDFWQDMTRALPRTGEWFPRVELASGSLELRLLLRHAPPRTAEIRVWAAGQPDPRTVPRRKGPDLDALARVRRRASGADADEAVLIAPSGLVLEAANSSLLWWEEDTLCLPPPRLPLLAGVTTALLLEHAARTGVRVAHRERSLAELDGREVWLVNALHGIRPVAAWTGRPMTPGRAVQAPKWRRWLDGLMQPLPEL; encoded by the coding sequence GTGACACAACCCGCCATCGCGGAAGGTCTGCTGACCTGGTCACCCGAACACGGCCTCGTCCCCGGCCAGGCACAGGGCGGACGCCTCCTCGTAGCGGACTCGTGGCTGCTGCGCGACGGACGGGTGCGCGGCTTCGACCGGCACCGCGAACGGTTCGTGCGGTCCTGCGGCGAGTGCGGCGCGCCGCCCCTGACGCGGGTCGTCGACTTCTGGCAGGACATGACCCGCGCCCTGCCGCGCACGGGGGAGTGGTTCCCCCGGGTGGAACTCGCCTCCGGGTCACTGGAGTTGAGGCTGCTGCTCCGGCACGCCCCGCCCCGCACGGCCGAGATCCGGGTGTGGGCGGCGGGGCAGCCCGACCCGCGCACCGTGCCCCGCCGCAAGGGGCCGGACCTGGACGCCCTGGCCCGCGTGCGCAGACGGGCCTCCGGCGCCGACGCCGACGAGGCCGTGCTGATCGCGCCGTCCGGTCTGGTGCTGGAGGCCGCCAACTCCAGTCTGCTGTGGTGGGAGGAGGACACCCTCTGTCTGCCGCCGCCCCGGCTGCCCCTGCTCGCCGGCGTCACCACGGCCCTCCTCCTGGAACACGCAGCCCGCACCGGAGTCCGCGTCGCCCACCGCGAACGCTCCCTGGCCGAGCTGGACGGCCGCGAGGTGTGGCTCGTCAACGCCCTGCACGGCATCCGCCCGGTCGCGGCCTGGACCGGCCGGCCGATGACACCCGGCCGGGCGGTCCAGGCACCGAAATGGCGACGATGGCTGGACGGGCTCATGCAGCCACTGCCGGAACTCTGA
- a CDS encoding FAD-dependent monooxygenase translates to MTPPVLVVGAGPVGLSAALALRAHDLPVTLLEADPEGRERPGSRALFVHRETLQLLEEIHPGLAVEIAAYGRTWHTRRTLYRGREVYARTFPPPTGTPPFTSLRQVDTERFLLAACREAGVEFVWDARITAVRTGPEGVTLTGEDGRTWTGPHAVAADGARSAVRRELGIPLEGTHGEGFHVVVDVADIPGAELPLERVFHYEHPALGGRSVMRVPFTGGFQLDLQCRDDDATQEYGTREAVRRWLPEVVGDGYGERILWVSTYRFLRKVAADFTDPHRRVLLAGEAAHLFPPFGARGMNSGIADAVAAARAIAEGTPDAVGSFAGVRREAGLFNSAAAGTALDHLRPRRRIVRVKQRAAAALAPMVPRCGAWLEHAPYGPRHGPPVGAGRKY, encoded by the coding sequence ATGACGCCCCCCGTCCTCGTCGTGGGCGCGGGGCCCGTGGGTCTCTCCGCCGCCCTCGCCCTGCGCGCCCACGACCTCCCCGTCACCCTGCTGGAAGCCGACCCCGAGGGCCGTGAACGCCCCGGCAGCCGCGCCCTGTTCGTGCACCGCGAGACCCTGCAACTGCTGGAGGAGATCCATCCCGGGCTCGCGGTCGAGATCGCCGCCTACGGGCGGACCTGGCACACCAGACGCACCCTCTACCGGGGCCGTGAGGTCTACGCCCGCACCTTCCCGCCGCCCACCGGCACCCCGCCCTTCACCAGCCTCCGCCAGGTCGACACCGAGCGTTTCCTGCTCGCCGCCTGCCGGGAGGCCGGGGTGGAGTTCGTGTGGGACGCCCGGATCACCGCCGTACGGACCGGCCCGGAGGGGGTGACGCTCACCGGCGAGGACGGCCGGACCTGGACGGGCCCCCACGCGGTCGCCGCCGACGGCGCCCGCTCGGCGGTACGCCGCGAGTTGGGCATTCCGCTGGAGGGCACCCACGGAGAAGGCTTCCACGTCGTCGTGGACGTCGCCGACATACCCGGGGCCGAACTGCCGCTGGAACGGGTCTTCCACTACGAACACCCGGCGCTCGGCGGTCGGAGCGTCATGCGGGTGCCGTTCACCGGCGGCTTCCAACTCGACCTCCAGTGCCGCGACGACGACGCGACGCAGGAGTACGGCACCCGGGAGGCCGTACGCCGCTGGCTGCCCGAGGTCGTCGGCGACGGCTACGGCGAGCGGATCCTGTGGGTGTCCACCTACCGCTTCCTGCGCAAGGTCGCCGCCGACTTCACCGACCCGCACCGCCGGGTGCTGCTGGCCGGCGAGGCCGCGCACCTCTTCCCGCCCTTCGGGGCACGCGGCATGAACAGCGGCATCGCGGACGCGGTCGCCGCGGCCCGCGCGATCGCGGAGGGCACCCCCGACGCGGTCGGCTCCTTCGCCGGCGTCCGGCGCGAGGCGGGTCTGTTCAACAGCGCCGCCGCCGGCACCGCCCTGGACCATCTGCGGCCCCGGCGCCGTATCGTCCGTGTCAAGCAGCGGGCGGCGGCGGCCCTCGCCCCGATGGTGCCCCGCTGCGGAGCCTGGCTGGAGCACGCACCCTACGGCCCCCGGCACGGCCCCCCGGTCGGCGCCGGCCGCAAGTACTGA